One stretch of Girardinichthys multiradiatus isolate DD_20200921_A chromosome 2, DD_fGirMul_XY1, whole genome shotgun sequence DNA includes these proteins:
- the si:ch211-218c6.8 gene encoding apoptosis facilitator Bcl-2-like protein 14 gives MECLQESSNVLQLLEEYCRLRSCPKVYAQYQGPSIPLSRRLSGFRQFSFYKADTTSQAESVNKESTVPERLANIVVLPPFTGQNLQTQDEIIQRLVQLMITFGDDINVKLKQNPALQQQLQNLNYNLFEKLTSTMQNLVAPSGRAAGSDSPVQQQRIAWVFELTSRLSAITVVHRRTVLQFGTRYIEENHAGWVQQHGGWEEAFD, from the exons ATGGAGTGTCTGCAGGAAAGCAGCAACGTGTTGCAGCTGCTGGAGGAATACTGCAGGCTGAGGTCATGTCCAAAGGTATATGCCCAGTATCAG GGCCCTTCAATCCCGCTATCCAGGAGACTATCAGGATTTCGGCAGTTCTCCTTTTATAAGGCTGACACCACCAGTCAAGCTGAATCTGTGAACAAAG AGAGTACGGTCCCGGAGCGGCTGGCGAATATCGTGGTGTTGCCACCGTTCACCGGGCAGAACCTGCAGACACAAGATG AGATCATCCAGAGACTTGTCCAGCTGATGATAACATTTGGAGACGACATTAATGTGAAG CTCAAACAGAACCCAGCCTtgcagcagcagcttcagaACCTAAACTATAACCTGTTTGAGAAGCTGACTTCCACCATGCAAAACCTGGTGGCACCATCGGGGCGGGCGGCGGGCTCTGACAGTCCGGTCCAGCAGCAGAGGATTGCCTGGGTCTTTGAGTTGACCAGCAGACTGTCAGCCATCACTGTGGTCCACCGCAGGACAGTACTGCAGTTTGGAACCAGATACATCGAGGAAAACCACGCTGGCTGGGTCCAGCAGCATGGAGGTTGG GAGGAAGCCTTTGATTGA
- the tph2 gene encoding tryptophan 5-hydroxylase 2: MASAHVMKDGGPEPVPRMQPAMMMFSSKYWSRRGMSLDSAMFDQQNHQQQQRHTGGQMSRRTSFCPINEKPEGENTEDSGKTAVVFSLKNEVGCLVKALRLFQERRVNLNHIESRMSKRVPNEVEIFADCKCNKKEFNELLQHLKDHVNIISFNTPAHVWSAEADEEAVPWFPMKISELDQCSHRVLMYGSELDADHPGFKDNVYRQRRKYFVEVAMNYKFGQPIPRIEYTSEEVKTWGVVFRELTKLYPTHACREYLKNLPLLTKHCGYREDNIPQLEDVSHFLRERSGFTVRPVAGYLSPRDFLAGLAYRVFNCTQYIRHSTDPLYTPEPDTCHELLGHVPLLADPKFAQFSQEIGLASLGATDEDVQKLATCYFFTIEFGLCKQDGQLRAYGAGLLSSIGELRHALSDQACVKMFDPKTTCNQECLITTFQEVYFVSESFEEAKEKMREFAKSIKRPFSVYYNPYTQSVDLLKDTRSIENVVQDLRSDLTTVCDALGKMNTYLGI, from the exons ATGGCTTCAGCCCATGTGATGAAGGATGGCGGGCCAGAACCGGTACCTCGCATGCAGCCGGCCATGATGATGTTCTCCAGCAAGTACTGGTCCAGGAGGGGGATGTCTCTGGACTCAGCCATGTTCGACCAGCAgaaccaccagcagcagcagagacacACCGGAGGACAGATG TCCAGACGTACATCCTTCTGTCCAATCAACGAAAAGCCAGAGGGCGAGAACACAGAGGATTCTGGGAAAACAGCCGTAGTGTTTTCTCTGAAGAATGAGGTTGGCtgtctggtcaaagctctcagACTCTTCCag GAGAGACGGGTCAACCTGAACCACATTGAGTCCCGAATGTCGAAGCGAGTTCCTAACGAGGTGGAGATCTTTGCCGACTGCAAATGTAACAAGAAAGAGTTCAACGAGCTGCTGCAGCACCTCAAAGACCACGTCAACATCATCTCCTTCAACACGCCAGCACACGTGTGGTCAGCAGAGGCAG ATGAAGAAGCGGTTCCCTGGTTTCCCATGAAAATCTCAGAGTTGGATCAGTGTTCCCACAGAGTGTTGATGTACGGGTCGGAGCTGGATGCGGACCATCCT GGGTTTAAAGACAATGTTTATCGTCAGCGCAGGAAGTATTTTGTGGAGGTGGCTATGAATTACAAATT CGGGCAGCCCATCCCTCGGATCGAGTACACCTCTGAGGAGGTGAAGACGTGGGGCGTGGTGTTCAGAGAGCTGACCAAGCTGTACCCAACCCACGCCTGCAGGGAGTACCTGAAGAACCTGCCGCTGCTCACCAAACACTGTGGCTACAGGGAGGACAACATCCCTCAACTGGAGGACGTCTCCCACTTTCTCAGAG AACGTTCTGGCTTCACGGTGCGACCTGTGGCAGGTTACCTTTCTCCCAGAGACTTCCTGGCTGGTTTGGCCTACAGAGTGTTTAACTGCACTCAGTACATTCGTCATAGCACTGACCCGCTCTATACACCAGAACC AGATACGTGTCACGAGCTGCTGGGTCATGTTCCTCTGCTGGCAGACCCAAAGTTTGCCCAGTTCTCCCAGGAAATCGGCCTTGCCTCACTCGGAGCAACTGATGAAGATGTCCAGAAACTGGCCACG TGTTACTTCTTCACCATCGAGTTTGGACTCTGCAAACAGGACGGTCAGCTGAGAGCTTATGGAGCAGGATTACTGTCGTCCATCGGAGAGCTGAGG CATGCTCTGTCTGATCAAGCCTGTGTGAAGATGTTTGATCCAAAGACGACCTGCAACCAGGAGTGTCTAATCACCACCTTCCAGGAGGTTTATTTTGTCTCTGAAAGCTTTGAGGAGGCCAAGGAGAAGATGAG AGAGTTTGCCAAATCCATAAAGAGGCCATTCTCTGTGTACTACAACCCATATACACAGAGCGTGGACCTGCTGAAAGACACTCGCAGCATTGAGAACGTGGTGCAGGACCTGCGCAGCGACCTCACAACGGTCTGTGACGCCCTCGGCAAGATGAACACCTACCTGGGCATCTAA